A single window of Treponema denticola ATCC 35405 DNA harbors:
- a CDS encoding tRNA-dihydrouridine synthase family protein has translation MKLISAPMAAITHSAFRRLAACFKEPDEYFSEMIHAPSAISGGGFEKWYFRANPSPEKLVWQITSPDEKSAAACVPLLLQYGGFGIDLNMGCCAPQIVNTGAGFAWMKKPLSETASLVSKVKKAVLLYDEQKAGPQTEPIRLSVKLRLGEEENYDRLLSFCKMLVSEGVDLITLHPRTQKQKYSRPCKHEYTARLASDLSVPVYGNGDINSLETLEKIASKYPCAGWMIGRAAVQKPWIFYELSKGILKNGTAEDKDEKIEIDLLKTAELFLSFLREEQPQEFYLTRAQRFFAFFCDNFSFAHHIKSKVLNCKNLEDMFHSLSDYFEEVPEDRLIRV, from the coding sequence ATGAAATTGATATCGGCACCCATGGCTGCAATAACTCATTCCGCTTTTAGAAGGCTCGCAGCCTGCTTTAAGGAACCTGATGAGTATTTTTCGGAAATGATACATGCTCCCTCGGCCATTTCAGGAGGAGGTTTTGAAAAATGGTATTTTAGAGCAAATCCGTCGCCTGAAAAACTTGTTTGGCAGATTACAAGCCCTGATGAAAAGTCCGCTGCTGCTTGTGTTCCTCTTTTGCTTCAATACGGAGGTTTCGGGATTGACCTGAATATGGGCTGCTGTGCTCCGCAGATTGTAAATACCGGAGCCGGTTTTGCGTGGATGAAAAAACCGCTTTCAGAGACGGCCTCATTGGTAAGCAAGGTCAAAAAAGCCGTCCTGTTGTATGATGAGCAAAAGGCTGGGCCGCAAACGGAGCCTATCCGCCTTAGTGTAAAACTGCGCTTAGGCGAAGAAGAAAACTATGATAGGCTTTTATCCTTTTGTAAGATGCTTGTTTCGGAAGGAGTAGACTTGATTACCCTCCACCCCCGTACCCAAAAGCAAAAATATTCAAGGCCCTGTAAACATGAGTACACAGCCCGCCTTGCCTCCGATTTAAGTGTTCCCGTTTACGGTAACGGAGATATAAATTCCCTTGAAACCTTAGAAAAAATCGCCTCAAAATATCCGTGTGCAGGCTGGATGATAGGAAGGGCTGCCGTGCAAAAGCCTTGGATTTTTTATGAACTTTCAAAAGGTATTTTAAAAAACGGAACAGCCGAAGATAAGGACGAAAAAATCGAAATAGATTTATTAAAAACAGCGGAACTCTTTTTAAGTTTTTTAAGGGAAGAGCAGCCTCAAGAGTTTTACCTTACAAGGGCTCAAAGGTTTTTTGCTTTTTTTTGCGATAATTTCAGCTTTGCCCACCACATAAAAAGCAAGGTTCTAAATTGCAAAAATCTTGAAGATATGTTTCACAGTTTAAGTGACTATTTTGAAGAAGTACCCGAAGACAGGCTCATAAGGGTTTAA
- a CDS encoding coenzyme F420-0:L-glutamate ligase: MKKFVGTISRGLIAPIIREGDDIASIAAETLLNAAKAENFTIKDRDILSVTESIVARAQGNYATADDIAADIKAKFGNSCIGLIFPILSRNRFSVCLEGIARSKNKLIIMLSYPSDEVGNHLIDPDVFEDSDVNPWTNSFTREEFRSKFGDHKHKFTGMDYIEYYDSIIKKHNPESFVILSNDPKKIIEYTDSVLACDIHTRNRTKKLLKKAGAKTVLGLDDILSSPVNGSGFNSDYGLLGSNKSGEDRVKLFPHNAQVIVDKIQAIIKEKTGKTIEVMVYGDGAFKDPIGKIWELADPVVSPAYTKGLEGKPNEVKLKYLADNNFKGLSEEEQKKKIAEYIEKHQKETASHIDSMESQGTTPRRLIDLIGSLSDLTSGSGDKGTPIIFIQGYFDKYTG; encoded by the coding sequence ATGAAGAAATTTGTAGGAACTATATCGCGAGGCTTAATTGCTCCGATAATCCGCGAGGGGGATGACATAGCCTCCATTGCAGCCGAAACTCTTTTAAATGCCGCAAAAGCTGAGAACTTTACAATAAAAGACAGAGATATTCTTTCCGTTACTGAGTCCATAGTTGCCCGTGCACAGGGGAACTATGCAACAGCCGACGATATAGCAGCCGACATAAAGGCAAAATTCGGGAACTCATGTATAGGCCTAATTTTTCCGATTTTGAGCCGTAACCGTTTTTCGGTTTGTTTGGAAGGCATAGCCCGCTCAAAAAACAAACTCATCATCATGTTAAGCTATCCCAGCGATGAAGTAGGCAATCACTTGATTGACCCGGATGTTTTTGAAGACTCCGATGTAAACCCATGGACAAATTCCTTTACAAGAGAAGAATTTAGAAGCAAATTCGGAGACCACAAGCATAAATTCACGGGAATGGATTATATAGAATATTATGATTCGATAATCAAAAAACATAATCCCGAATCCTTTGTAATCCTCTCCAATGATCCGAAAAAAATAATAGAATACACCGATTCGGTTTTAGCCTGCGATATTCATACGCGGAATAGAACAAAAAAACTTTTAAAAAAGGCCGGAGCAAAGACCGTTTTAGGCCTCGACGATATTTTAAGCAGTCCGGTAAATGGAAGCGGCTTTAATTCGGATTACGGGCTTCTGGGTTCCAATAAGTCCGGGGAAGATAGAGTAAAACTCTTTCCCCATAATGCACAAGTTATTGTCGATAAGATACAGGCTATAATAAAAGAAAAAACAGGAAAAACCATCGAGGTTATGGTTTATGGAGACGGAGCCTTTAAGGACCCGATAGGGAAAATTTGGGAGCTTGCCGATCCGGTTGTTTCGCCTGCTTATACAAAGGGACTCGAAGGCAAACCCAATGAGGTAAAGTTAAAGTATTTGGCAGACAACAACTTCAAAGGCCTTAGCGAAGAAGAGCAAAAGAAAAAAATCGCAGAATATATCGAAAAACATCAAAAAGAAACCGCCTCCCATATAGACTCTATGGAATCTCAGGGAACGACCCCGCGGCGGCTTATCGACCTAATCGGTTCACTTTCAGACCTTACATCGGGAAGCGGGGACAAGGGAACCCCTATAATATTTATACAGGGATATTTCGACAAATATACGGGATAA
- a CDS encoding LTA synthase family protein, whose product MFIREKIEFTNKKEKKKLAFLGSLFVLLYSFLIMLIIWLLGVFPHAQIDQLIFTAVTPIDGTSSEILLSFYLKALVIPIILSLINLVLILKEVKLVLKTKKGKTYRIFPVLIRRPRLYILIYICIFLGYSQYKFGYIQYIYYKLSPPTDLYETNYIDPSKVEFHFPQKKRNLIILYLESMEITATSKEFGGLSRYDLIPELRGIAEQNLSFSHCEKLGGGTQVMGTSHSIASLTSLNMGVPLILNLPSFDSSSLKISSLSTASIKIDRFMEGGYGLGDLLYDNGYNLVFSMAEDKEFGCLGNFLTGHKNFKIQDYSYFVENGRIPQGYSVWWGFEDEKLYQFAREDLTKLSKEDKPFAYIFFTADTHSPHGYADEKCPKLYFEKIHNVYAGASKKAYDFVEWAKTQDFYKNTTIVILGDHLYMGGDLYLPTVKLKDRHPYNAFINSAKTTDKNKNRLFTTFDLFPTVVESMGIEFNAKGLGLGRSLFSGEKTLLEEKGLKKLNSEIEKPSIFYEEKLMKKH is encoded by the coding sequence ATGTTTATACGGGAAAAAATTGAATTCACAAATAAAAAAGAAAAGAAAAAGCTGGCTTTTTTAGGCAGCCTCTTCGTACTTTTATATTCTTTTCTTATAATGTTAATAATTTGGCTTTTGGGAGTTTTCCCTCATGCCCAGATAGATCAGCTTATCTTTACTGCCGTAACGCCCATTGACGGTACAAGCAGTGAGATCCTTTTAAGTTTTTATCTAAAAGCCCTTGTAATTCCGATAATCCTATCATTGATAAATCTTGTTTTAATCCTAAAAGAAGTAAAACTTGTTTTAAAAACAAAGAAAGGAAAGACTTACCGCATCTTCCCCGTTTTGATAAGAAGGCCCCGCCTTTATATTTTAATTTACATTTGTATTTTTTTAGGCTACAGCCAATATAAATTCGGGTACATTCAATATATTTATTATAAATTAAGCCCCCCAACGGACCTTTATGAAACTAACTATATAGACCCTTCAAAGGTAGAATTTCATTTTCCTCAAAAAAAGAGAAACCTTATAATCCTCTACCTTGAATCGATGGAAATAACTGCTACATCAAAAGAATTCGGAGGCTTATCCCGTTACGATCTTATTCCCGAATTACGCGGGATAGCCGAACAAAATCTTTCATTCAGCCACTGTGAAAAGTTGGGCGGAGGGACCCAAGTTATGGGAACATCACATTCCATAGCATCCCTTACTTCCCTCAACATGGGAGTCCCGTTAATTTTAAATCTTCCTTCTTTTGATTCGTCTTCTTTAAAAATTTCATCCCTGAGTACCGCCTCAATAAAAATCGACAGGTTTATGGAAGGAGGTTACGGACTCGGAGACCTTTTATATGATAACGGTTACAATCTGGTGTTCAGTATGGCAGAAGACAAAGAATTCGGCTGTTTGGGAAACTTTTTGACCGGTCATAAAAATTTTAAGATTCAGGATTATTCTTACTTTGTTGAAAACGGAAGAATTCCTCAAGGCTACAGTGTATGGTGGGGCTTTGAAGACGAAAAGCTCTATCAATTTGCACGGGAAGACCTTACAAAGCTTTCAAAAGAAGATAAACCTTTTGCCTATATTTTCTTTACTGCCGATACACACTCTCCCCACGGTTATGCCGATGAAAAATGCCCCAAGCTTTATTTTGAAAAAATACACAACGTATACGCCGGGGCATCAAAAAAAGCCTATGATTTTGTAGAATGGGCTAAAACTCAAGACTTTTATAAAAACACCACAATAGTCATTTTAGGGGATCACTTATATATGGGCGGAGATTTATACCTGCCGACCGTCAAATTAAAAGACAGACATCCCTACAATGCTTTTATAAATTCTGCAAAGACAACTGATAAAAACAAAAACCGGCTGTTTACGACATTCGATCTTTTCCCCACAGTCGTAGAAAGTATGGGTATCGAATTCAATGCAAAGGGCTTAGGCCTCGGCCGTTCTCTTTTTTCGGGCGAAAAAACTCTTCTTGAAGAAAAAGGCTTAAAGAAGCTTAACTCCGAAATTGAAAAGCCTTCAATCTTTTATGAAGAAAAACTGATGAAAAAACACTGA
- the dgcA gene encoding diguanylate cyclase DgcA codes for MKRLVKIMKTTPNEKLLKKALHSCNNKKYADKILHQEKEIFDLKQLLQISKSLNSVLEFDRLIEAILYIVMAQLKTLGAAIFTKKSFDDNLFVLNRDHYGFDIIRDAQYSINVDHPLINFLDKSDSGCTPDEISKNIKTDKIVKDLFSLSPSFFVPLKAKNRMIGFLLLGEKMESSHQFTDYEKNIIENIASLAAIAINNSQLLEMTTTDIMTHLKLKHYFFTLLMEHLYTINSSGEKKETLSILMIDIDFFKNINDTYGHAAGDIVLEEVAKIIKSCTRNADTAARYGGEEFIVMLNNTSASAAMAVAERIRKSVEEKSIMYDGKKINVTISIGVSSYNFDLESAKSIVERADKALYESKQNGRNRVTLSKNNLPKA; via the coding sequence ATGAAAAGGCTGGTAAAAATTATGAAAACAACTCCAAATGAAAAATTATTAAAAAAGGCATTGCACTCATGCAATAATAAAAAATATGCCGATAAAATTCTTCATCAGGAAAAAGAAATATTTGATTTAAAACAACTGCTGCAAATTTCAAAAAGTTTAAATTCTGTTTTGGAATTTGACCGTCTTATTGAAGCAATATTATATATAGTTATGGCTCAGCTAAAAACCCTCGGAGCCGCAATTTTTACAAAAAAATCCTTTGATGATAACCTTTTTGTATTAAATAGGGACCATTACGGTTTTGATATAATCCGCGATGCTCAATATTCTATAAATGTAGATCATCCGCTTATAAATTTTTTGGATAAATCCGATTCGGGATGCACTCCCGATGAGATAAGTAAGAACATAAAAACGGATAAGATAGTAAAAGACTTATTCAGTCTTAGCCCTTCTTTTTTTGTACCCCTAAAAGCAAAAAATAGGATGATAGGCTTTTTGCTTTTAGGTGAAAAAATGGAAAGTTCCCATCAATTTACGGATTATGAAAAAAACATTATAGAAAACATAGCTTCCTTAGCTGCTATAGCCATAAACAATTCTCAGCTTTTAGAAATGACTACAACCGACATAATGACTCACCTAAAACTAAAGCATTATTTTTTTACTCTGTTGATGGAGCATTTGTATACTATAAATTCTTCAGGCGAAAAAAAAGAAACTCTTTCAATTTTGATGATTGATATAGACTTTTTTAAGAATATAAACGATACCTATGGTCATGCTGCCGGAGATATTGTTTTAGAAGAGGTTGCAAAAATTATAAAATCATGTACAAGGAATGCAGATACGGCTGCAAGGTATGGCGGAGAAGAATTTATAGTAATGCTTAACAATACTTCGGCTAGCGCTGCTATGGCTGTAGCCGAAAGAATAAGAAAATCCGTAGAAGAGAAGTCCATTATGTACGACGGTAAAAAAATTAATGTAACTATTTCCATAGGGGTATCAAGTTATAACTTTGATCTTGAGTCGGCAAAGTCTATAGTTGAAAGAGCTGACAAGGCCCTATACGAATCCAAGCAAAACGGACGGAATCGTGTAACATTATCCAAAAATAACTTGCCTAAAGCTTAA
- a CDS encoding bifunctional aspartate carbamoyltransferase catalytic subunit/aspartate carbamoyltransferase regulatory subunit, with translation MENKFMGRSLTVIDDLSIDERKYLFDKTKRLKKAIQEDDQKVMDEFRINDKDFGIYEVFLEPSTRTKESFRNAAKFHQVKLSDLAAESSSFNKGESYADTFNTLAGYQNSIFIVRSKVEGVCRWLEDEAQAFYQRNNLKRKPAFINAGDGKHEHPTQELLDEFTFIEDNNWSFDKIHIALVGDLYHGRTVHSKADGLKIFKSVKVDLIAPAELAMPEYYKVRMQENGFTVREFSSIEEYLRQADVALIWYFTRPQLERMGEQVLKKQDELRRSITFRKEFIEKLPENTRFYHPLPRHRVHPTIPTFLDATPLNGWERQSINGMYVRMVLLSMIAGKIGDDYKGPEPKSCERVEDEDYIVEVPINNSKESKVETFSEGVRPIQNGIVIDHICRGDKPSVIRHHMSKIINVMGLEEGKGGEWVSTSTKDKGTFKGIIFRPGEYKFSRADLKRLSAVASSCTLNLIKDGKIQSKYRTHLPPRIYNFEDLICKNEACISHPAQSEGVPAIFYRTIDNRYACQYCGTIHTFKEIWGEKKN, from the coding sequence ATGGAAAACAAATTTATGGGGCGTTCATTGACGGTTATCGATGACTTATCAATCGATGAAAGAAAATACCTTTTTGACAAGACAAAGCGCTTAAAAAAAGCCATTCAAGAAGATGATCAAAAGGTTATGGATGAATTTAGAATTAACGACAAAGATTTCGGTATTTATGAGGTTTTTTTGGAACCCAGTACCCGCACAAAGGAATCATTTAGGAATGCAGCCAAATTTCATCAAGTAAAGTTAAGTGATTTAGCCGCTGAATCTTCCTCTTTTAACAAGGGAGAAAGCTATGCCGACACCTTTAATACTCTTGCCGGATATCAAAACAGCATTTTTATCGTACGCAGCAAGGTAGAGGGGGTATGCCGCTGGCTTGAAGATGAGGCTCAAGCCTTTTATCAAAGAAATAACTTAAAAAGAAAGCCTGCCTTTATAAACGCCGGAGACGGAAAGCATGAGCATCCTACTCAGGAGCTGCTTGACGAATTTACCTTTATCGAAGATAATAACTGGTCATTCGATAAGATTCACATAGCCTTAGTAGGCGACTTGTACCACGGAAGAACTGTACACTCAAAGGCCGACGGTCTTAAAATCTTTAAGTCCGTAAAGGTTGACCTTATAGCTCCTGCCGAACTTGCTATGCCTGAATATTACAAGGTCAGGATGCAGGAAAACGGCTTTACCGTAAGGGAATTTTCTTCGATAGAGGAATATCTGAGACAAGCCGATGTCGCTCTTATTTGGTACTTTACCCGCCCCCAGCTTGAAAGAATGGGTGAGCAGGTTTTAAAAAAGCAAGACGAGCTCCGCCGCTCCATAACTTTCCGAAAAGAATTTATCGAAAAACTTCCCGAAAATACCCGTTTTTATCATCCCCTCCCAAGACACCGCGTACATCCGACTATTCCCACTTTTTTGGATGCAACCCCCCTTAACGGTTGGGAAAGACAGTCCATAAACGGAATGTACGTAAGAATGGTTCTTCTTTCGATGATAGCAGGTAAAATAGGCGATGACTATAAGGGGCCTGAACCTAAATCTTGTGAACGTGTCGAAGATGAAGACTACATAGTTGAAGTTCCCATAAATAATTCCAAAGAAAGCAAGGTTGAAACCTTTTCCGAAGGTGTACGCCCTATACAAAACGGAATAGTTATTGACCATATTTGCCGAGGAGATAAGCCCTCAGTAATAAGACATCACATGTCCAAGATTATAAATGTTATGGGACTTGAAGAAGGCAAGGGCGGCGAATGGGTATCCACTTCTACAAAAGATAAGGGAACTTTCAAGGGAATTATTTTCCGACCGGGAGAGTATAAGTTTTCGAGGGCGGATTTAAAGAGGCTGTCTGCCGTTGCTTCGAGCTGCACCCTTAACCTAATAAAAGACGGAAAAATTCAGTCAAAGTATAGGACGCACCTTCCTCCGCGTATTTATAATTTTGAAGATTTAATTTGCAAGAACGAGGCCTGTATTTCACATCCGGCTCAATCCGAAGGCGTCCCCGCCATTTTTTACCGCACTATAGACAACAGATATGCCTGCCAATATTGCGGAACAATCCATACCTTTAAAGAAATATGGGGCGAAAAAAAGAACTAA
- a CDS encoding EAL domain-containing protein: protein MRLKQKIVLSNAIVFSALIIISVFFNFFYAANIFSTNLNNKNKLKAKLIAQEIDEWLIEKKTVIEQTIDTLIYMDITDYEKCTDFLANLNRLNPETDYAVFYETGLFANGQNWVPPAFYDSRKRPWYIEAKSTKETIITNPYHSISSRPDSIAFSIVKQFTTKSGVDGVFLGEIRIKELLSLIEKFKNEDGGYAFLIGKDYRILSHPNEKYQFNLDNFTEIYNIEGGIDFIEYIAKLKIDDGYNRSLPIVKDYDGVERFFYFAQSETTGWTVGFTIPASDFYRPINGLKFRAILFACIFIVFVSILSFLIAKKVASPIETITNRLEKAAKNNELIKFDFLDRQNHELARIAKSFNSVVKNAKSNLQGEANFTLNSTTLTQKIDNIIINMNADEEVYLLYLDIDKFKTINQLWGYYAGNALIQHIYSMILAHIKSFNIPEDSFMHVIGDEFSIFYFGNEEEVCRFTQTLIDKINSEYFTWNEKKLTISISVGIVNIPKIPQSSQEIISNAYDACSIAFRKGGGCYELLLSSGITGFSRGNISFWLNTIQKALKEDNFVLYAQAIMPLNDLLHRPKYEILIRLKTNDDHIIMPDVFIPIAERYNLIYEVDKWVIRNAFAFFAEATSKGDLNEDAIFSINISADSFFSNDLVEFIAESRKTLNVPAHNFCFEITESCAVRNLEATSTFVTELRKQGFSFSLDDFGKGFSSFPYLKTLPIDYVKIDGSFIKSIDKDYIDFSMVKTMRDMCYHLGLYTIGEYAETDKIVSILKDIGVDYGQGYAFQKPIPIAEAIKLQNDRNGYRF, encoded by the coding sequence ATGAGATTAAAGCAGAAAATTGTTCTCTCAAATGCAATAGTATTTAGTGCTCTTATAATTATTTCAGTATTTTTTAACTTTTTTTATGCGGCAAATATTTTTTCAACAAATCTCAACAATAAGAATAAATTAAAGGCTAAGCTTATAGCCCAAGAGATAGATGAATGGCTTATTGAAAAAAAAACCGTTATAGAGCAAACCATAGATACCCTGATTTATATGGACATTACCGATTATGAAAAATGTACCGATTTTTTGGCAAACTTGAATAGACTCAACCCTGAAACCGATTATGCTGTATTTTACGAAACAGGACTTTTTGCAAACGGTCAAAATTGGGTTCCTCCGGCTTTTTATGACTCGCGAAAAAGGCCTTGGTACATTGAAGCAAAAAGTACTAAAGAAACAATCATAACCAATCCGTATCACAGCATAAGCTCCCGCCCTGACTCAATAGCGTTTTCCATTGTAAAACAATTTACTACAAAAAGCGGAGTTGATGGAGTCTTTTTAGGCGAAATAAGAATAAAGGAACTTTTATCTCTTATAGAAAAATTTAAAAATGAAGACGGGGGTTATGCTTTTTTAATAGGGAAAGATTACCGCATATTATCTCATCCTAATGAAAAATATCAATTCAATCTTGATAATTTTACGGAGATTTACAATATTGAAGGCGGTATAGATTTTATAGAATATATAGCCAAATTAAAAATCGATGACGGCTATAACAGAAGCTTACCCATAGTAAAAGATTATGACGGAGTTGAAAGGTTCTTTTACTTTGCACAGTCAGAAACTACCGGCTGGACGGTCGGTTTTACAATACCTGCATCGGATTTTTATCGTCCTATAAACGGTCTAAAATTCAGAGCAATATTATTTGCATGTATCTTTATTGTCTTCGTAAGTATCCTATCTTTCCTAATAGCAAAAAAAGTAGCTTCACCCATAGAAACTATTACAAACAGACTGGAAAAAGCCGCGAAAAACAATGAGCTTATTAAGTTTGATTTTTTAGATAGGCAAAATCACGAACTTGCAAGAATTGCAAAGAGTTTTAATTCCGTAGTGAAAAATGCAAAATCGAATCTTCAGGGAGAAGCAAATTTTACCCTAAATTCAACCACTCTGACTCAAAAAATAGATAACATAATTATCAACATGAATGCCGATGAAGAGGTCTATCTCTTATATTTGGATATAGATAAGTTTAAAACTATAAACCAGCTTTGGGGCTATTATGCAGGAAATGCCCTAATACAGCACATATATTCTATGATTTTAGCTCATATAAAATCATTTAATATTCCCGAAGACTCTTTTATGCATGTCATAGGGGACGAATTTTCAATCTTTTATTTCGGAAACGAGGAAGAAGTATGTCGGTTCACACAAACCCTTATCGATAAAATAAATAGCGAATACTTTACTTGGAACGAAAAAAAATTGACTATCTCCATAAGTGTCGGCATTGTAAATATTCCTAAAATACCTCAGAGCTCTCAAGAAATAATATCGAATGCATATGATGCTTGCTCTATCGCCTTTAGAAAAGGAGGAGGATGTTACGAACTTTTATTGTCTTCAGGAATAACAGGCTTCTCCAGAGGAAATATTTCATTTTGGTTAAATACAATCCAAAAGGCTCTTAAAGAGGATAATTTCGTTTTATACGCACAGGCAATTATGCCTCTAAATGATTTGCTTCACCGTCCCAAGTATGAAATTTTAATAAGGCTTAAAACTAATGATGATCATATTATTATGCCCGATGTCTTTATTCCTATAGCCGAAAGATATAATCTAATATATGAAGTAGATAAGTGGGTTATAAGAAATGCTTTTGCCTTTTTTGCAGAAGCCACAAGTAAAGGGGACTTAAACGAAGATGCAATATTTTCAATTAATATTTCGGCAGACTCGTTTTTTTCAAATGACCTTGTAGAATTCATAGCTGAGAGCCGTAAAACATTAAATGTACCGGCTCATAACTTCTGCTTTGAAATAACGGAAAGCTGTGCAGTGAGAAACTTGGAAGCGACATCAACATTTGTTACCGAATTGAGAAAACAAGGCTTCTCTTTTTCATTGGATGATTTTGGAAAAGGCTTTTCTTCTTTCCCATATTTAAAGACTCTTCCGATAGATTACGTAAAAATTGACGGGTCTTTTATAAAGTCCATAGATAAAGACTACATAGATTTTTCTATGGTTAAGACAATGAGAGATATGTGCTACCATTTAGGTCTTTACACAATAGGCGAGTATGCGGAGACCGACAAAATAGTTTCAATCTTAAAAGATATAGGTGTCGATTACGGACAGGGATATGCTTTTCAAAAACCTATTCCTATCGCAGAAGCTATAAAGCTTCAAAACGATAGGAACGGATATAGATTTTAG
- a CDS encoding rhomboid family intramembrane serine protease has product MKYLRKPFKYTYKNAVLIIALINAGVFVFTSLFRNLSAYLGLVPILVVEAQTYWQFFTYQFVHGDFFHLAFNMLALFFFGVPVERKIGTKEFILYYLLIGTIGGILSFLVYAATGFYTITLIGASGAIFGVLLLYAVLYPNSVIYIWGVIPVPAPLLILGYAVIELISIFSIGDGVAHLTHFIGLIAGWVYIRIRFGIKPLKVWNSTGR; this is encoded by the coding sequence ATGAAGTATTTAAGAAAACCTTTTAAATATACATATAAGAATGCCGTACTTATCATAGCCCTGATAAATGCCGGTGTTTTTGTTTTTACAAGTCTTTTTAGAAATTTAAGTGCATATTTAGGCCTTGTACCTATTCTTGTAGTGGAAGCACAAACTTATTGGCAGTTTTTCACTTATCAATTTGTCCATGGGGACTTTTTTCATTTGGCATTTAATATGCTCGCCTTATTCTTTTTTGGTGTTCCCGTAGAACGCAAGATTGGAACAAAGGAATTTATACTTTATTATCTTTTGATAGGGACAATTGGTGGGATCTTGAGCTTTTTGGTATATGCTGCAACAGGCTTTTATACTATTACCCTTATAGGTGCATCAGGAGCAATTTTTGGAGTTTTACTTTTATATGCAGTGCTTTATCCCAATTCTGTGATCTACATTTGGGGTGTGATTCCCGTGCCGGCCCCTCTTTTGATTTTAGGTTATGCCGTAATCGAGTTAATAAGCATTTTTTCCATAGGTGACGGAGTAGCTCATTTGACGCATTTTATAGGACTCATTGCAGGCTGGGTATATATAAGAATCCGTTTCGGAATAAAACCGCTTAAAGTCTGGAATTCAACGGGGCGGTAA
- a CDS encoding helix-turn-helix domain-containing protein, translating into MSYDYESILAKNIRRIRHKLEISQMELALRADVSIAFINAIENKQKWVSAATLSKITDALNTTPYELFLTDDISQEDLTIIAGRHDELIKDLNKLLKKYTSNCF; encoded by the coding sequence ATGAGTTATGATTATGAATCTATTTTAGCTAAAAATATAAGAAGAATTCGGCATAAATTGGAAATCTCTCAGATGGAATTGGCTCTAAGGGCTGATGTGTCAATTGCATTTATTAATGCAATCGAAAACAAACAAAAATGGGTGTCCGCCGCAACCTTATCAAAAATAACAGATGCACTCAATACCACTCCTTATGAACTATTTCTTACAGATGATATCAGCCAAGAAGACTTAACGATAATAGCAGGGCGCCATGATGAGCTTATAAAAGATTTGAATAAGTTATTAAAAAAATACACCTCCAATTGTTTTTAA